ACATAGGTAGGATCCTGGTGTGTCGTAGGTTTACACGTCTCAATACATCCACCCTGATCTACAGCAACATCTACCAATACGGTTCCCGGAGCCATTTCTTTTAGCATATCACGGGTGATCAAATGTGGTGCTTTTGCACCTGGGATCAATACCGCTCCCACGATCAGGTCATGAGTTGTGATCAGCTCACGAATGTTGTACTCATTGCTCATGAATGTATTCACATTCGCAGGCATCACATCATCCAGGTACCTCAATCGAGGCAGGCTGATATCCATAATGGTTACATCCGCTCCTAGTCCGGCAGCCATTTTTGCAGCGTTCGTCCCGACGACACCTCCTCCGAGGATCAATACTTTCGCAGGTCTTACACCAGGAACGCCTCCTAAAAGAATACCTCGTCCACCCATTGGTTTTTCCAGGTACTTGGCTCCTTCCTGAATGGACATTCTTCCTGCCACCTCAGACATAGGGACCAATAGCGGCAAAGAGCGATCTGGTTTTTCGACCGTCTCGTATGCCAAACAAACCGAACCACTTTCCATCATGGCCTTCGTCAGTGGCTCATAGGAAGCAAAGTGAAAATAAGTAAATACCAACTGATCTTTCTTGATGAGTTTGTATTCAGGCTCGATAGGCTCTTTTACCTTAATGATCATCTCGGCAATCTCATATACTGCTTCAATGGTGGGCAAAATAGAAGCACCTGCTTCTTTGTAATTTTCATCGGAAAATCCACTGCCATTTCCAGCAGTAGACTGCACGTGAACCGTATGACCATGCTTGGTCAGTTCTTTTGCTCCAGCAGGGGTAAGCGCCACACGATTCTCGTTGTTTTTGATTTCTTTAGGGACTCCAATAACCATTATAAAAACGTTTATTCCGGGTTAAAATGTGCGCAAAGATCGCCGCCTTATTTGAGATTCCATCCAACTTTGATTCAATAAATCTCGTTATTTTATTACTTCCAAAGGAACGAAAAGCAACATTCGGTAATTCAGTATAAAATTCTTAAAATGATGAATTTGCAAAATTTAATTTGATTAATTTTCTTCATTTTATCTCGAATTTTCAACTTATTCCGCATACTCTCTTGATAAGCTCATCGTTTTTAGATAAATTTGTTACCTCTGAAAGATAAAATCCTGGTTCATGATCGATAGCAAAACCACCTCAAAATCGACCAAAATCACCCTCTCCAAGGATGAAATCCTTAATGATTATGCACTCGCTGTAGAGAGCAGACAAGCGAGTTTGATCGGCCGAAAAGAGGTCTTCATGGGAAAAGCCAAATTTGGCATTTTCGGTGATGGTAAAGAATTGCCCCAGTTGGCAATGGCCCGTTTCTTTCGAAATGGCGATTTTCGATCAGGATATTATAGAGATCAGACTTTCATGATGGCCATTGGCCAATTGACGGTCCAGCAATTCTTTGCTCAACTTTACGCACATACGGATGTAAAGGAAGAGCCAGCTTCTGCCGGCCGATTGATGAACGGGCACTTCGCCACACGTTCACTTAATAATAAAGGCGAGTGGAAAACACTCACCGACATGAAGAACAGTAGTGCAGACATTTCCTGCACGGCTGGCCAAATGCCCCGACTGCTTGGGCTGGCATACGCCTCCAAACTCTACCGGGAGAATCCTGATCTTCAGGAATACAAAGACTTTTCAATCAATGGCAACGAGATAGCTTACGGAACTATCGGGAACGCCTCTACTTCTGAAGGACACTTCCTGGAAACACTCAATGCAGCCGGTGTATTACAAGTTCCCATGGTGATCTCTGTCTGGGATGATGGTTACGGCATTTCTGTTCCCCAGAAGTATCACACCATCAAAGAGAGCATTTCAGCTGCATTGGCTGGATATCAAAAAGAGGAAGGAACAAATGGCTTTGAGATTTTGGTGGCACGAGGCTGGAATTACCAGGAGTTACTCAATGCCTATGCGCAGGCCGAAGAAATCGCCCGAAAATCCCATGTTCCATGTCTGGTACACATCACCGAGCTGACCCAACCACAAGGTCATTCTACTTCAGGATCGCACGAGCGGTATAAGTCGAAAGATCGTCTCGCCTGGGAAGAAGAGTACGATTGCCTCATCCAGATGAAAAAATGGATCCTGGACGAGCAAGTGGTTGATGCGGACACTTTGGCTCAGATTGAAAAAGACGCCAAGCAAAAAGCCAAAAAAGAAAAAGATGCTGCCTGGAAGGCTTTCCGCGCTGACTTGCAGCAAGAGTTGGAAGAAGCTACACAGCTTTTGCAAGCAGCTATCGACGCTGCAGCTGAGCCTGCTAAACTCAATGAGATCGCCAACTCATTAAAAGAAACCCTCAATCCGATCAAGTCCGACGTGCTTCGTGCGGTTCGAAAAAGCCTGCGATATCTCAAAGACGAAGAAACAGAAGCTAAAAGAGCCTTACAAGCGTGGTTGCAGGAAACGCGTAAAACCAGATTTGACGAGTACAGCTCACATATGTACAGTGAGTCCCCTGAAGCGGCAATAAAAATCGGAGAAGTCAGACCTGAATACAAAGAAGACAGCCGTATGGTTGATGGACGTGAAGTACTTCAAGCCTGCTTCGACCATCACCTTTCAACCAATCCGCTGGTATTTGCCATCGGAGAAGATGTAGGAAAGATCGGCGATGTGAATCAGGGATTTGCCGGTCTACAAGACAAACACGGTGAACTTAA
This DNA window, taken from Cytophagales bacterium, encodes the following:
- the ald gene encoding alanine dehydrogenase, giving the protein MVIGVPKEIKNNENRVALTPAGAKELTKHGHTVHVQSTAGNGSGFSDENYKEAGASILPTIEAVYEIAEMIIKVKEPIEPEYKLIKKDQLVFTYFHFASYEPLTKAMMESGSVCLAYETVEKPDRSLPLLVPMSEVAGRMSIQEGAKYLEKPMGGRGILLGGVPGVRPAKVLILGGGVVGTNAAKMAAGLGADVTIMDISLPRLRYLDDVMPANVNTFMSNEYNIRELITTHDLIVGAVLIPGAKAPHLITRDMLKEMAPGTVLVDVAVDQGGCIETCKPTTHQDPTYVIDDVLHYCVANMPGAVPYTSTLALTNATLPYAIQLANKGWKKACQDNKELELGLNVINGEVVYKGVAEAFDLPYTDVKEFL
- a CDS encoding transketolase C-terminal domain-containing protein, translated to MIDSKTTSKSTKITLSKDEILNDYALAVESRQASLIGRKEVFMGKAKFGIFGDGKELPQLAMARFFRNGDFRSGYYRDQTFMMAIGQLTVQQFFAQLYAHTDVKEEPASAGRLMNGHFATRSLNNKGEWKTLTDMKNSSADISCTAGQMPRLLGLAYASKLYRENPDLQEYKDFSINGNEIAYGTIGNASTSEGHFLETLNAAGVLQVPMVISVWDDGYGISVPQKYHTIKESISAALAGYQKEEGTNGFEILVARGWNYQELLNAYAQAEEIARKSHVPCLVHITELTQPQGHSTSGSHERYKSKDRLAWEEEYDCLIQMKKWILDEQVVDADTLAQIEKDAKQKAKKEKDAAWKAFRADLQQELEEATQLLQAAIDAAAEPAKLNEIANSLKETLNPIKSDVLRAVRKSLRYLKDEETEAKRALQAWLQETRKTRFDEYSSHMYSESPEAAIKIGEVRPEYKEDSRMVDGREVLQACFDHHLSTNPLVFAIGEDVGKIGDVNQGFAGLQDKHGELKVTDTGIRETSIIGQGIGAALRGLRPITEIQYLDYLLYAIQTLSDDLATLQYRTKGGQKAPMIIRTRGHRLEGVWHSGSPMSMILGALRGVYVLVPRNMTQAAGFYNTMLESDDTAIIIESLNGYRLKERIPENLQDVRTPLGVPEILHTGEDLTIVTYGSTCRIVMEAASQLREFGISAEVIDVQSLLPFDRTGTIASSVRKTNRVLFVDEDVPGGATAFMMQQVLDRDGAYQYLDSKPRALSGMNHRPAYSSDGDYFSKPNAEDIFEEAYAMMAEVAPEKYSDLY